A part of Microbulbifer sp. MI-G genomic DNA contains:
- a CDS encoding cation diffusion facilitator family transporter yields the protein MHDHVHHRNGNGALRPLLIAFLLTLGFSFVELVGGWLSGSLALLSDAGHMLTDAFALALGAVAAALAKKPADRDLSFGWGRAEVLAAVINGVIMLLIVAGISFAAIDRLRNPQPVQGATVMLIAAIGLLVNVLAAWTLYRGERTINIRGALLHVMGDLLGSMAALVSGAVIYLSGWLPIDPLLSLLICLLILISCVRLLRDAVDVLMERVPRELSLPVVGETLAQVSGVRSVHDLHIWRLDSSTVSLSAHIVVDDLSAWSAVLERLRETLIKRFGIEHITLQPEPIDQVGPVIIDRVSTP from the coding sequence TCACGTCCACCATCGCAACGGCAATGGCGCCTTGCGCCCGCTGCTGATTGCTTTCCTGCTCACACTGGGTTTCTCCTTTGTGGAATTGGTGGGAGGCTGGCTGTCCGGTTCCCTTGCACTGCTCAGTGATGCCGGACATATGCTCACGGATGCTTTTGCTCTGGCGCTCGGGGCTGTCGCTGCGGCGCTGGCAAAAAAACCGGCGGATCGCGATCTGTCTTTTGGCTGGGGCCGGGCGGAGGTGTTGGCGGCGGTGATCAACGGTGTGATTATGCTGCTGATCGTCGCTGGTATTTCCTTTGCCGCGATTGACCGGCTGCGCAACCCACAGCCGGTGCAGGGCGCTACAGTGATGCTGATTGCTGCTATCGGGCTGCTGGTCAATGTCCTGGCAGCCTGGACACTCTACCGGGGTGAGCGCACAATCAATATCCGCGGGGCTCTGCTGCATGTCATGGGGGATTTGCTGGGCTCGATGGCTGCGCTGGTCTCCGGTGCGGTGATCTACCTGAGCGGCTGGTTACCCATTGATCCGTTACTGTCCCTGTTGATCTGCCTGCTAATCCTGATTTCCTGTGTGCGCTTGCTGCGCGATGCGGTCGATGTATTGATGGAGCGGGTACCGCGGGAGCTGAGTCTGCCGGTGGTGGGTGAGACTCTGGCGCAGGTCAGCGGAGTGCGCTCCGTGCACGATCTGCATATCTGGCGGTTGGATTCCAGTACCGTTTCGCTTTCAGCACATATTGTGGTGGACGACCTGTCGGCCTGGTCGGCGGTGCTGGAGCGCCTGCGGGAAACCCTGATCAAGCGCTTTGGTATCGAGCATATTACCCTGCAACCGGAACCGATTGATCAGGTCGGGCCCGTGATTATCGACAGGGTCAGCACACCCTGA
- a CDS encoding succinylglutamate desuccinylase/aspartoacylase family protein yields MIPRLSPSRIQCLLGLSLLVTASQGLGGTDPAQHSIVPEVENLQPDITLPAPPVPSGDTPRPPDAGPDSSSQTPLPQAENLQLDQPIANMEPAHTAKQEAQEQPVQEITTAETLSPGPRETAKPLRLLGTEVPPATATRLAWSPSQHFEGVYSPTPVLVVNGARPGPVLCLTAAVHGDELNSIETVRRVLYDLNAEHLSGAVIGVPIVNLQGFHRASRYLTDRRDLNRHFPGDPHGSSASRIAHSFFHEVISHCNAVVDLHTGSFYRTNLPQLRGDLSNPKVVQMTKGFGATVVLHSTGAKGTLRRAAVEVGIPTVTLEAGAPMVLDEPSVSHSVKGIRTLLNQLGMVHKFRLWGDPEPVYYNSTWQRATTGGIIFSAVQLGEFIGRGDLLGTVTNPITNVRTEIRSEHNGRILGMALNQVVQPGFAAYHIGIQAPEEQISKPQKVVTEAPAAEQAGVVKPAHTFPTETVPESLNDED; encoded by the coding sequence ATGATCCCGCGCCTCTCCCCAAGCAGAATCCAGTGCTTGCTGGGCCTCTCCCTGCTGGTGACCGCTTCTCAGGGCCTGGGAGGAACCGATCCGGCGCAACATTCGATTGTGCCCGAGGTGGAAAACCTGCAGCCGGACATCACTCTGCCCGCACCGCCAGTGCCCAGCGGTGATACGCCGCGCCCACCTGATGCGGGTCCGGACAGCAGTTCTCAGACACCCCTGCCCCAGGCGGAAAACCTGCAGCTGGACCAGCCCATCGCAAACATGGAGCCCGCACATACCGCCAAGCAAGAGGCGCAGGAGCAACCTGTGCAGGAAATCACCACAGCGGAAACCCTCTCACCAGGACCCAGGGAAACCGCCAAGCCCCTGCGTCTGCTCGGTACCGAGGTACCCCCGGCAACCGCTACCCGCCTGGCCTGGTCTCCCAGCCAACACTTTGAAGGCGTCTACAGCCCCACCCCGGTACTGGTGGTGAACGGAGCCAGACCGGGGCCGGTACTGTGCCTTACCGCCGCGGTGCACGGCGACGAACTCAACAGTATAGAAACCGTACGGCGGGTGCTGTACGACCTGAATGCCGAACACTTGAGCGGCGCCGTTATCGGGGTGCCTATCGTGAACCTGCAGGGCTTTCACCGCGCTTCCCGCTACCTCACAGATCGTCGCGATCTCAACAGGCACTTCCCTGGCGACCCCCATGGCTCTTCTGCCTCACGCATCGCCCATTCGTTTTTTCACGAAGTGATCAGCCATTGCAATGCCGTGGTCGACCTGCACACAGGCTCTTTTTATCGAACCAATCTGCCCCAGCTGCGCGGCGACCTGAGCAATCCGAAAGTCGTGCAAATGACCAAGGGCTTCGGTGCCACCGTGGTGCTGCACAGTACCGGTGCCAAAGGCACACTGCGCCGCGCCGCTGTCGAGGTGGGCATTCCTACCGTTACGCTGGAGGCGGGGGCACCCATGGTGCTCGACGAACCATCCGTCAGCCACAGTGTGAAAGGAATCCGCACCCTCCTGAACCAACTGGGTATGGTGCACAAATTTCGCCTGTGGGGTGACCCGGAGCCGGTGTATTACAATTCCACCTGGCAGCGCGCCACCACCGGCGGCATCATCTTCAGTGCAGTGCAGCTCGGCGAGTTTATAGGCCGGGGAGACCTGCTCGGCACGGTCACCAACCCCATTACCAATGTGCGCACCGAAATTCGCTCAGAACACAACGGGCGTATTCTCGGTATGGCGTTGAACCAGGTGGTACAGCCCGGTTTCGCGGCCTACCATATCGGTATCCAGGCGCCGGAAGAACAGATCAGCAAACCTCAGAAAGTGGTCACAGAGGCCCCCGCAGCCGAGCAGGCCGGGGTAGTCAAACCGGCACACACATTCCCCACTGAGACGGTCCCGGAATCCCTCAACGATGAAGATTGA
- a CDS encoding MATE family efflux transporter, translating to MLKLYRHAISTELSHLATLGGPLAVSNLAVVSMGVVDTIVAGRAGEVDLAGLALGASIWAVCAVTLIGLLAAVSPLVANLRGARDEKGCARQLHQGLWIAFVGGLLVVLALLAVPVWSQWIDTEAPVRQVLQSYILALTVGTLPFALGTALRGYCEGMGQVRPVMRIYLAAAILNIPLDMLFVFGAGPIPAMGGAGCGWATAALSCLIALALFWHACSDPAYRALKLKLTPSKPHWPTLLHLLAVGLPVCVGAASEVTFFASLTVLLAPYGAAILSAHQIGMNVGSIFYLVALALAQALSIRTAQLLGQGRPKRALFAGKVGIGTGVLYALGTGVLLISLRSVFVQIYTSSAEIVAVATNLLLLCAAFQLVDVAQAMTWGALRGYKDTRVPMFIQLFSYWLVGLSSAYWLGENLWGVYGYWTGVCIGLGTASILLAMRFWHTSRRAITMARRPSIAREASQLRGTS from the coding sequence TTGTTGAAGCTTTATCGACACGCCATTTCCACTGAACTGTCACACCTGGCCACGCTGGGTGGGCCCCTGGCGGTCAGTAACCTGGCCGTTGTGAGCATGGGTGTTGTGGATACCATCGTGGCCGGTCGCGCCGGGGAAGTGGACCTGGCAGGCCTGGCACTCGGCGCCAGTATCTGGGCGGTATGCGCTGTGACCCTGATCGGTTTGCTCGCAGCGGTATCCCCGCTTGTGGCTAACCTGCGCGGTGCGAGGGATGAAAAAGGCTGCGCACGGCAGCTGCACCAGGGGCTGTGGATCGCATTCGTCGGCGGCCTCCTGGTGGTTCTGGCCCTGTTGGCGGTACCGGTCTGGAGTCAGTGGATAGACACGGAAGCCCCTGTACGACAGGTACTACAAAGCTATATCCTGGCCCTGACCGTCGGCACCCTGCCCTTCGCCCTGGGCACAGCCCTGCGCGGTTACTGCGAGGGCATGGGACAGGTGCGCCCGGTTATGCGCATCTACCTCGCCGCAGCGATACTCAACATTCCGCTGGATATGCTCTTTGTGTTTGGCGCCGGCCCGATACCTGCCATGGGTGGTGCCGGCTGTGGCTGGGCCACTGCCGCGCTCAGCTGCCTGATTGCCCTGGCGCTGTTCTGGCACGCCTGCAGCGACCCCGCATACCGTGCGCTTAAACTCAAATTGACACCCTCCAAGCCCCATTGGCCCACCCTCCTGCACCTGCTGGCAGTGGGATTGCCGGTGTGTGTCGGTGCCGCCAGTGAGGTCACTTTCTTTGCGAGCCTGACCGTTTTGCTGGCACCATACGGTGCGGCGATCCTCTCCGCCCACCAGATCGGTATGAACGTGGGCTCAATCTTCTATCTGGTGGCTCTGGCGCTCGCTCAGGCCCTGAGTATCCGCACTGCCCAGTTACTGGGTCAGGGGCGGCCCAAACGGGCCCTGTTTGCGGGCAAGGTGGGGATTGGTACTGGAGTACTTTACGCGCTGGGCACCGGGGTCCTGCTGATCAGCCTGCGCAGTGTTTTTGTACAGATCTACACCAGCAGTGCAGAGATTGTCGCCGTTGCCACCAATCTGCTGTTGCTCTGTGCGGCATTCCAACTGGTTGATGTCGCCCAGGCCATGACCTGGGGCGCCCTGCGGGGATACAAGGACACCCGCGTGCCCATGTTTATCCAGCTTTTCTCCTACTGGCTGGTGGGGCTCTCCAGCGCCTATTGGCTGGGGGAAAACTTGTGGGGAGTGTATGGCTACTGGACCGGGGTCTGTATCGGCCTCGGCACCGCCTCAATCCTGCTGGCAATGCGCTTTTGGCACACCAGCCGCAGGGCCATCACCATGGCCCGGAGGCCATCTATCGCCAGGGAGGCTTCTCAACTGCGGGGAACATCCTGA
- a CDS encoding HvfX family Cu-binding RiPP maturation protein, producing MSGAMNSLGRWYACFLHFVRKIDWLGPLALRIYLAPIFIMAGLNKMGSIEDVAAWFGNPDWGLGLPAPMLMAWLAALVEFFGGIAILVGFGTRLVAIPLMFVMAIAALTAHWENGWSALPDKTLTAPWEWREDLIDDAVLRKERVVALLKEHGNYEWLVEAGNITILKNGIEFAATYFIMLLALLCSGAGRFFSIDYWLCRRYCGRDPS from the coding sequence ATGAGTGGTGCGATGAATAGCCTGGGGCGCTGGTATGCTTGCTTCCTGCATTTTGTGCGCAAGATCGACTGGTTGGGCCCACTGGCTTTGCGTATCTATTTGGCGCCGATATTTATTATGGCCGGCCTTAACAAGATGGGCAGTATTGAAGATGTTGCGGCATGGTTTGGCAACCCGGATTGGGGCCTGGGACTGCCCGCCCCGATGTTGATGGCCTGGCTGGCGGCGCTGGTGGAATTCTTTGGTGGTATTGCCATTTTGGTGGGCTTTGGCACCCGTCTGGTGGCGATTCCGCTGATGTTTGTGATGGCGATTGCGGCGCTGACGGCGCATTGGGAAAACGGCTGGTCAGCGCTGCCGGATAAGACCCTGACAGCGCCCTGGGAGTGGCGTGAGGATCTGATCGACGATGCGGTCCTGCGCAAGGAGCGGGTGGTTGCACTGTTGAAGGAACACGGCAACTACGAATGGCTGGTGGAAGCTGGCAATATCACCATCCTGAAAAACGGTATTGAATTTGCTGCGACCTATTTCATTATGTTGCTGGCATTGCTCTGCAGCGGAGCGGGCCGTTTTTTCAGTATCGATTACTGGCTGTGCCGACGCTATTGCGGGCGGGACCCCAGCTAG
- the rhlB gene encoding ATP-dependent RNA helicase RhlB has protein sequence MIGKLFRRSTSTEDKNPPRGKERSRRSNEGPGSPGKAPEHKSGRSGEQLRQSGGKSSHSRGRQRSRRSQSERLATPWSLDAFQVPEQAGKVRFHDLNLPLELMRGIYDLGFQYCSPIQGRSLPHTLNGHDLVGKAQTGTGKTAAFLITVIDDLLRHPFDGERYAGEARALIIAPTRELVMQIADDARALCKYTGLEIHTLVGGMDYDKQQRNLNERLVDILVATPGRLLDFVGNRDCYLDQVEVLVIDEADRMLDMGFIPQVRRIVRQTPRKTHRQTMFFSATFTPEVDALVEQWTDDPVLVEIEPERVATDSVEQHVYLAASEEKYALLYNILQSGDVDSLIVFANRRDQCRRLHEHLLAHGISAGLLSGEVAQNKRVRTLNDFKSGKTKVLVATDVAGRGIHIDGISHVVNFTLPEEPEDYVHRIGRTGRAGKTGTSISFACEDDAMRLEPIEQLLGQKLKCEVPPEALLQKPPVVEVRHGGGDRGHRGGHGGRRGGGRGRPR, from the coding sequence TTGATAGGCAAGCTGTTTCGCCGTTCCACCTCTACTGAGGACAAAAATCCCCCCCGGGGCAAAGAGCGCTCCCGGCGCTCTAACGAGGGTCCGGGATCGCCTGGCAAGGCGCCCGAGCATAAATCCGGCCGGAGCGGGGAGCAGCTTCGCCAAAGCGGTGGCAAGTCGTCCCACAGCAGGGGGCGTCAGCGCAGTCGCAGATCTCAATCTGAACGACTCGCCACCCCCTGGTCACTGGATGCATTCCAGGTTCCGGAGCAGGCGGGCAAGGTTCGCTTCCACGATCTGAATCTGCCCCTGGAGCTGATGCGTGGTATTTACGACCTGGGCTTCCAGTACTGTTCGCCTATTCAGGGGCGGTCTCTGCCACACACCCTCAACGGGCATGACCTGGTGGGCAAGGCGCAGACCGGCACCGGCAAGACCGCGGCTTTCCTGATTACCGTTATCGACGACCTGCTGCGCCACCCCTTTGATGGAGAGCGTTATGCCGGTGAGGCCCGCGCTTTAATCATCGCCCCGACCCGTGAACTGGTGATGCAGATTGCCGATGATGCCAGGGCACTGTGTAAATATACCGGCTTGGAAATCCACACCCTGGTGGGTGGGATGGATTACGACAAGCAGCAGCGCAACCTGAATGAGCGTTTGGTGGATATCCTGGTCGCCACGCCCGGGCGACTGCTGGATTTTGTCGGCAACCGCGACTGCTATCTGGACCAGGTGGAGGTTCTGGTGATCGATGAGGCCGACCGCATGCTGGATATGGGCTTTATTCCCCAGGTGCGTCGTATCGTGCGCCAGACTCCGCGCAAAACCCACCGCCAGACTATGTTCTTTTCTGCGACCTTTACTCCCGAAGTTGATGCTTTGGTTGAACAGTGGACCGATGACCCGGTCTTGGTGGAAATCGAGCCGGAGCGGGTGGCCACCGACTCCGTAGAACAGCACGTGTACTTAGCCGCAAGCGAAGAAAAATATGCCCTTCTGTATAACATACTGCAAAGTGGCGATGTGGATAGCCTGATTGTATTCGCCAACCGCCGAGACCAGTGCCGCCGCCTGCACGAACACCTACTGGCCCACGGTATCTCTGCGGGCCTGCTCTCCGGCGAAGTGGCGCAGAACAAGCGCGTGCGCACCCTGAACGACTTCAAGTCCGGCAAGACCAAAGTGTTGGTGGCCACCGATGTTGCCGGCCGCGGTATCCATATCGACGGCATCAGCCACGTGGTGAATTTCACACTGCCAGAGGAACCGGAGGATTATGTGCACCGTATTGGCCGTACCGGCCGTGCCGGTAAAACGGGTACCTCTATCAGCTTCGCCTGTGAAGATGATGCTATGCGCCTTGAGCCGATAGAACAGTTACTGGGGCAAAAACTGAAATGCGAGGTTCCACCGGAAGCGCTGTTACAAAAGCCCCCTGTGGTTGAAGTCCGCCATGGCGGGGGTGACAGGGGCCATAGAGGCGGCCATGGCGGACGTCGCGGCGGCGGTCGAGGCCGTCCCCGGTAA
- a CDS encoding glycosyltransferase family 4 protein: MISNTFPPSIGGVQTHVLELSKALVKIGHHVQVLTRKPDGNIPLRDHFDGVSVERLTLPNSHLLYDWLLRRRIRQTVRAHQIDIIHVHGMRPLNACRGLSIPVIFTNHTSSFIKRAQGGEKTRRKMLRQLEVASATLAVSEILIEKTKETGYQKPILFTGNGVDTSVFHPGESSLRTRLAIPESAYIIAIGCRLEPVKGVRFLAQAVAAIDDSRLHLVIAGEGSESAGIRDILKNKIKSGHAHFLGNVSHREMSDIYRGADASSLPSFMEGMSIAGLEAMASGLPLIASDVGGTPYIVQDGVTGILTRPGSSEGLTNAILRLLHNRELSRDMGSCGLKTVREQFTWEKIAQQTLTIYTRTLVA, encoded by the coding sequence ATGATCAGCAATACATTCCCGCCCTCTATCGGTGGAGTTCAGACACATGTACTCGAACTTTCCAAAGCACTGGTCAAGATCGGTCATCACGTCCAGGTACTGACCCGAAAACCAGACGGTAACATACCCCTTCGTGACCATTTTGACGGAGTGAGCGTAGAGCGTCTCACATTACCCAACAGCCATTTACTGTATGACTGGCTGCTCCGAAGGCGTATTCGGCAAACAGTCCGCGCACACCAGATAGATATCATTCACGTACACGGAATGCGCCCCTTGAATGCCTGCAGGGGATTATCCATCCCGGTAATATTTACCAACCACACCTCTTCATTTATCAAGAGGGCACAGGGAGGGGAGAAAACCCGCAGGAAAATGCTGAGACAGCTGGAGGTCGCCTCAGCGACACTGGCTGTCAGTGAGATCCTGATCGAAAAAACCAAGGAAACCGGCTACCAAAAGCCTATCCTTTTCACTGGCAATGGTGTTGACACCTCCGTCTTCCATCCAGGTGAATCGTCTTTAAGAACTAGACTGGCTATTCCCGAGAGTGCCTACATAATCGCTATCGGCTGCCGGCTCGAACCAGTGAAAGGGGTACGCTTCCTTGCCCAGGCTGTTGCCGCCATCGACGATTCCCGTTTGCATCTAGTCATCGCCGGCGAGGGCAGTGAATCCGCCGGGATCAGAGACATCTTAAAAAATAAAATAAAGTCCGGACATGCTCACTTTTTAGGAAATGTCAGCCACCGGGAAATGTCCGATATCTATAGGGGGGCAGACGCCTCTTCACTCCCTTCTTTTATGGAGGGAATGAGTATTGCCGGGCTCGAAGCCATGGCGTCGGGATTGCCGCTTATCGCGTCTGACGTTGGCGGCACACCTTACATTGTTCAAGATGGCGTCACCGGGATATTAACCAGGCCCGGGTCATCAGAGGGCCTAACAAATGCAATTCTGAGACTTTTGCACAACCGTGAACTCAGCAGGGATATGGGAAGTTGTGGACTCAAGACCGTAAGAGAACAATTTACCTGGGAAAAAATTGCCCAGCAAACTCTCACTATTTACACAAGGACATTGGTCGCATAG
- the cysZ gene encoding sulfate transporter CysZ gives MTSNPVHGIDALLRGAHLITRRELRPFILVPLLINLVLFIVISAIMISQLGGLTDYLGSLLTHTPVDTENMSWWETIMAKGAAWAASVFRWLAWTIALLVLFLFLLVYGYLFGIITNIIAAPFNGLLAEKVEALLTGKAPPTEPLLSMVWRTLGRELRKLGYFIAWGLVIFLIATVTSWTIILPAVLTALWGAWCMAIQYVDYPLDNHQRPFYELKSVLRRRKLTSLAFGGTVMLAKMVPILNIFVMPAAVAGGTALWIERLRKEGDPGTKTHSAIQPH, from the coding sequence ATGACTTCCAACCCTGTACACGGTATCGACGCCTTGCTGCGCGGTGCTCACCTTATCACCCGCCGTGAGCTGCGACCCTTTATTCTGGTGCCACTGCTGATCAACCTTGTTTTGTTTATTGTCATCAGCGCCATTATGATCTCGCAACTCGGCGGCCTCACCGACTATCTTGGCAGCCTGCTCACCCACACACCGGTTGACACCGAAAATATGTCCTGGTGGGAAACAATCATGGCCAAGGGCGCCGCCTGGGCAGCCAGTGTGTTTCGCTGGCTCGCCTGGACCATTGCCCTGCTGGTACTGTTCTTGTTTCTGCTTGTATACGGCTACCTGTTTGGCATTATCACAAATATCATCGCCGCTCCATTTAACGGCCTGCTCGCGGAAAAAGTGGAGGCGCTGCTGACTGGCAAGGCGCCGCCGACCGAACCCCTGCTGAGTATGGTTTGGCGCACACTCGGGCGGGAATTGCGCAAGCTGGGATATTTTATTGCCTGGGGTCTGGTTATTTTCCTGATCGCCACCGTCACCAGTTGGACCATCATTCTTCCCGCAGTACTCACCGCGCTTTGGGGCGCATGGTGCATGGCGATACAATATGTGGATTACCCACTGGACAATCACCAGCGCCCCTTCTATGAATTAAAAAGCGTGCTGCGGCGCCGCAAACTCACCAGCCTCGCGTTTGGCGGAACCGTCATGCTTGCCAAGATGGTTCCGATTTTAAATATTTTCGTGATGCCTGCCGCTGTAGCGGGCGGTACCGCGCTGTGGATTGAGCGCTTGCGCAAGGAGGGAGACCCTGGTACAAAAACGCATTCTGCCATACAACCCCACTAG
- a CDS encoding PA4642 family protein: MNLKKDKQKVLGELFDEKRIAGFLVGEAPEGINRDYHLLERAYRSMRVENFATFVQLFQAQGLDLDCPGPDGKTLLARINEHRLGGGYSEILKAAGARS, encoded by the coding sequence TTGAACCTTAAAAAAGACAAGCAAAAGGTCCTAGGGGAACTCTTTGATGAGAAACGCATCGCCGGTTTCCTGGTTGGCGAGGCACCTGAAGGCATTAACCGGGATTACCATCTTCTAGAGCGCGCTTATCGGAGTATGCGGGTAGAGAACTTCGCCACTTTTGTACAGCTTTTTCAAGCCCAGGGGCTGGACCTGGACTGTCCGGGCCCGGATGGCAAAACCCTGTTGGCCCGCATCAATGAGCACCGTCTGGGTGGCGGCTACAGCGAAATCCTGAAAGCCGCCGGCGCCCGCTCCTGA
- the gatB gene encoding Asp-tRNA(Asn)/Glu-tRNA(Gln) amidotransferase subunit GatB — MEWEIVIGLEVHVQLSTKSKLFSGASTRFGSEPNTQACAVDLAMPGTLPVPNEEAFRYAVMFGLAMQARIGKRSVFERKNYFYPDLPKGYQTTQLNQPIVGAGEVEIYLADGGNKTVRLHHAHLEEDAGKSLHEDFHGMTGIDLNRAGTPLIEIVSEPDMRSATEAVAFLKKIHSVVTYLGISDGDMSQGSMRCDANVSLRPKGETELGTRTELKNINSFRFVERAIRAEAERQIDILEDGGNIVQETRLYDVDKDETRSLRSKEVANDYRYFPCPDLLPVILSDDYIEQLRVQLPELPDAKAARFQSEYSLSTYDANLLTQERATADYFETVSRACNAPKLAANWITGEISALLKRQEITISQSPVSPQQLASLIVRIKDNTLSSKIAKRVFEAMTKSADMADEIIQKHGYTQVSDSRALEKMVDEVIATNSTQVENYRKADEAKRPKMMGYFVGRIMKASSGQANPQMLNKILKEKLDALL; from the coding sequence GTGGAATGGGAAATTGTGATCGGGCTGGAAGTACACGTCCAGCTATCCACCAAGTCGAAACTCTTCTCCGGTGCCAGCACCCGCTTCGGTTCAGAGCCCAATACCCAGGCCTGTGCCGTCGACCTGGCCATGCCGGGTACCCTGCCGGTGCCCAATGAAGAGGCCTTCCGCTACGCGGTCATGTTCGGCCTGGCCATGCAGGCACGCATCGGCAAACGCTCCGTTTTTGAGCGCAAAAACTATTTCTATCCGGATCTGCCCAAAGGTTACCAGACCACCCAGCTGAATCAGCCCATCGTGGGTGCCGGTGAAGTGGAAATCTATCTTGCAGACGGCGGCAACAAAACCGTGCGTCTCCACCACGCCCATCTGGAGGAGGATGCCGGCAAATCTCTGCACGAAGACTTCCACGGCATGACTGGTATCGATCTCAATCGCGCCGGCACGCCTCTGATTGAAATCGTCTCGGAACCCGATATGCGCAGTGCAACCGAAGCGGTTGCCTTTTTGAAAAAAATCCACTCTGTTGTAACCTATCTGGGCATTTCCGACGGAGATATGTCCCAGGGCTCCATGCGTTGCGACGCCAACGTCTCATTGCGGCCAAAAGGCGAAACTGAGTTGGGCACACGCACGGAATTGAAAAACATCAACTCCTTCCGTTTCGTTGAACGCGCCATCAGGGCGGAGGCTGAGCGCCAGATTGATATTCTGGAGGACGGTGGCAATATCGTGCAGGAAACCCGCCTCTACGACGTCGACAAAGATGAAACACGCTCACTGCGCAGCAAGGAAGTGGCCAATGACTACCGCTATTTCCCCTGCCCTGATTTACTCCCGGTTATACTCAGTGACGACTATATCGAACAACTCCGCGTCCAGCTCCCCGAGTTACCTGACGCCAAGGCCGCGCGCTTCCAGTCCGAGTACTCACTCTCCACCTACGATGCCAACCTGCTCACTCAGGAGCGCGCCACTGCCGATTATTTCGAAACCGTCAGCAGGGCTTGCAATGCGCCCAAACTGGCAGCCAACTGGATTACCGGAGAGATAAGCGCGTTGCTGAAGCGCCAGGAGATCACCATCTCCCAATCGCCGGTTTCCCCACAACAACTGGCCAGCCTCATTGTGCGTATCAAGGACAATACCCTTTCCAGCAAGATTGCAAAGCGAGTCTTTGAAGCTATGACAAAGAGCGCGGACATGGCCGATGAGATCATCCAGAAACATGGCTACACACAGGTATCCGACAGCCGTGCGCTCGAGAAAATGGTGGATGAGGTGATCGCAACCAACAGCACGCAGGTGGAAAACTACCGCAAGGCGGACGAAGCCAAACGGCCAAAAATGATGGGCTATTTTGTTGGTCGGATCATGAAAGCTTCCAGTGGGCAGGCCAATCCGCAAATGCTCAACAAGATTCTCAAGGAAAAGCTCGATGCCCTGCTTTGA